In the genome of Leucobacter luti, one region contains:
- a CDS encoding M23 family metallopeptidase, whose amino-acid sequence MTPLLGSASGARAAARSVSRAAARAITRSGTTAVPATALLLAVAAAGAVTVTLGIVHAAGPAAGAVGPDRWLSPLAGQLVVSGPYLAPPTPYSSGHRGIDLPAAPGAAVRAPEGGTVSFVGSVVDRDTITIRVNATTVYSIEPLTSPLSVGSTVPRGGSVGTIASGGHCESECVHLGVRVNEEYVSPLRFLLGAPVLLPW is encoded by the coding sequence ATGACGCCTCTACTTGGTTCTGCATCTGGAGCGCGCGCTGCTGCTCGCTCAGTTTCGCGAGCAGCAGCGCGCGCGATTACTCGCTCCGGTACCACAGCCGTTCCGGCTACCGCACTGCTCCTCGCAGTCGCTGCCGCAGGCGCCGTGACCGTCACGCTAGGCATCGTGCACGCTGCGGGCCCAGCTGCCGGTGCCGTGGGCCCCGACCGCTGGCTCTCACCGCTGGCTGGGCAGCTCGTAGTCTCCGGCCCGTATCTCGCACCACCAACGCCCTACAGCTCGGGACACCGCGGCATTGATCTTCCGGCTGCGCCTGGGGCTGCGGTGCGCGCGCCAGAGGGCGGCACCGTGTCCTTTGTTGGGAGCGTGGTGGATCGCGACACGATCACCATTCGCGTGAACGCAACAACGGTCTATTCGATCGAGCCACTGACGAGCCCACTGAGCGTGGGATCGACTGTGCCGCGCGGCGGGTCAGTGGGAACAATCGCAAGCGGAGGGCACTGCGAGAGCGAATGCGTGCACCTCGGCGTACGCGTGAACGAGGAGTACGTGTCTCCGCTCCGATTCCTGCTCGGGGCACCGGTCCTGCTGCCCTGGTGA
- a CDS encoding tyrosine recombinase XerC — protein sequence MHLEAATTAFLAAVRAEYGYSEHTVRAYRRDLQDFTEFADRMGATQLADCELELMRAWLWDRQQRGLAASTLARNVATLKSFGTWLERSRLVPGNPASRLRTPKAPRALPRVLGDEQISRILDRVATRAAGGDPEALRDHAVLELLYATALRVSELCGLSPSGLDRRERTVRVLGKGGKERVVPFGAPAARSLESYLVRARPALIARAEAVQVAVGRADAADVADTADAADAHDAPDTARARGGTAAGPEVAPRLARHTSSGPAAPLFLGNQGAPLTPSAVYRLVSRELAQEPGSGPSGPHTLRHTAATHLLNGGADLRVVQEMLGHSSLASTQVYTHVSTERLAERYRQAHPRA from the coding sequence ATGCACCTCGAAGCGGCGACCACGGCGTTCCTCGCGGCTGTCCGTGCGGAGTACGGCTATTCGGAGCACACTGTGCGTGCCTATCGCCGAGACCTGCAGGACTTCACAGAGTTCGCGGACCGGATGGGCGCAACGCAACTGGCGGACTGTGAGCTCGAGCTGATGCGGGCTTGGCTCTGGGACCGACAGCAGCGTGGGCTGGCGGCGAGCACGCTCGCCCGGAACGTTGCCACCCTGAAGTCATTCGGCACCTGGCTCGAGCGCAGCCGCCTCGTGCCAGGCAACCCCGCCTCCCGGCTGCGCACACCGAAGGCCCCGCGTGCGCTTCCGCGGGTGCTGGGCGACGAACAGATCAGCAGGATCCTTGACCGAGTCGCTACGCGTGCTGCGGGCGGCGACCCGGAAGCACTGCGTGATCACGCCGTGCTTGAACTGCTCTACGCCACCGCTTTGCGTGTCTCCGAGCTGTGCGGACTCAGCCCGAGCGGGTTGGATCGGCGCGAGCGGACCGTGCGGGTGCTCGGAAAGGGTGGGAAAGAACGAGTGGTCCCGTTCGGGGCCCCAGCAGCTCGTTCGCTCGAGAGCTACCTTGTGCGAGCCCGCCCTGCGCTCATCGCGCGGGCCGAAGCAGTGCAAGTGGCCGTCGGGCGCGCCGACGCGGCTGACGTGGCTGACACGGCTGACGCGGCTGACGCGCACGACGCACCCGACACGGCCCGAGCGCGGGGTGGCACTGCAGCGGGGCCCGAGGTGGCTCCAAGGCTCGCCCGCCACACCAGCTCCGGTCCAGCAGCACCACTGTTCCTGGGGAACCAGGGCGCGCCGCTAACGCCGAGCGCGGTCTATCGGCTGGTGTCCCGCGAGCTCGCGCAGGAACCGGGAAGCGGACCGAGCGGCCCGCACACGCTCAGACACACTGCCGCAACTCATCTCCTCAACGGTGGCGCAGATCTGCGTGTGGTGCAGGAGATGCTGGGCCACTCCAGTCTCGCGAGTACCCAGGTCTACACGCACGTGTCGACCGAGCGCCTCGCCGAACGCTACCGTCAGGCCCACCCGCGCGCCTAG
- a CDS encoding phosphatidate cytidylyltransferase produces the protein MPGSDKRDELRNALESTRAQLEATNARIEARAGRNLFFAILSGLVFGGVFLASLLLVKQLFVVLVAVIVAVALVELASAFRVSGRRVPRAGVVLGGLIVVGGAYFWGAEGMLLGLFTGSALLTVWRLIEGLFPAWETPPRTLVRDVFSGLFTLVYVAFLASFTVLLVEAERGEWWVFSLVVIVVSVDVGAYAAGVTLGKHKMTPRISPNKTWEGFFGAAVLAATVGVLVAIFALQQPWWVGIILGVVVLFTATGGDLTESLIKRNLGVKDMSSWIPGHGGFLDRLDSLLPSAVGVYGVALFLGVV, from the coding sequence ATGCCCGGCTCGGACAAGCGCGACGAGTTGCGCAACGCGCTCGAATCGACGCGCGCCCAGCTTGAGGCGACGAACGCTCGAATCGAGGCGCGTGCGGGGCGCAACCTTTTCTTTGCGATCCTTTCGGGATTGGTTTTTGGGGGAGTGTTCCTGGCGAGCCTGTTGCTCGTGAAGCAACTATTCGTGGTGCTCGTCGCCGTGATCGTTGCTGTTGCGCTCGTAGAGCTGGCGTCTGCGTTCCGGGTCTCTGGGAGGCGAGTGCCCCGTGCCGGGGTCGTGCTCGGTGGCCTGATCGTCGTGGGTGGTGCCTACTTCTGGGGCGCTGAGGGGATGCTCCTCGGGCTCTTCACGGGATCGGCGCTGCTGACCGTGTGGCGGCTCATCGAAGGGCTGTTCCCCGCGTGGGAGACGCCGCCACGAACCCTGGTGCGAGACGTATTCTCGGGCCTGTTCACGCTGGTCTACGTCGCATTCCTCGCATCGTTCACGGTGCTGCTGGTAGAAGCTGAGCGTGGTGAATGGTGGGTGTTCTCGCTCGTGGTGATCGTCGTGTCCGTTGATGTCGGCGCATATGCGGCTGGTGTGACACTTGGCAAACACAAAATGACTCCGCGGATCAGCCCGAACAAGACCTGGGAAGGGTTCTTCGGCGCTGCTGTGCTCGCCGCGACCGTCGGCGTGCTCGTCGCGATATTCGCGCTGCAACAGCCCTGGTGGGTGGGAATCATCCTTGGAGTCGTCGTGCTGTTCACTGCGACGGGCGGCGACCTGACTGAGTCATTGATTAAGCGCAACCTCGGAGTGAAGGATATGAGTAGCTGGATCCCCGGTCATGGTGGATTCCTTGATCGCCTGGATTCTCTGCTTCCCTCGGCGGTTGGTGTGTACGGTGTCGCCCTATTTCTCGGGGTGGTGTGA
- a CDS encoding YraN family protein has protein sequence MNPASSPQHPQRSHHAGALFAAPALEASKQLTLGARGEAVAADFLATLGYRILDRNWHSRYGELDLVVRDGDALVAVEVKTRGGEKFGGPLTAITARKVGRLRRLLFEWVRTHQERSKELRIDAIGITILPGQQPQVDHLRGIS, from the coding sequence ATGAACCCTGCATCATCCCCCCAACACCCCCAACGCTCTCACCACGCGGGAGCGCTCTTCGCTGCTCCTGCGCTTGAGGCCTCAAAACAGCTCACACTCGGCGCTCGCGGTGAGGCGGTCGCAGCCGACTTTCTCGCCACGCTCGGCTATCGCATCCTCGACCGCAACTGGCACAGCCGGTACGGCGAACTCGACCTGGTGGTGCGGGACGGTGATGCGCTGGTCGCCGTCGAGGTCAAAACCCGGGGCGGCGAGAAATTCGGGGGTCCCCTGACCGCGATCACTGCGCGCAAAGTCGGGCGCCTCAGACGGCTGCTCTTTGAGTGGGTGCGAACACACCAGGAGCGAAGCAAAGAACTCAGGATCGACGCCATCGGCATTACGATCCTCCCGGGGCAGCAGCCGCAGGTAGATCATCTGCGAGGCATCTCGTGA
- the rpsB gene encoding 30S ribosomal protein S2 produces the protein MAVVTMRQLLDSGVHFGHQTRRWNPKMKRFIFTERSGIYIIDLQQSLGYIDSAYEFVKQTVARGGNVLFVGTKKQAQEAVAEQATRVNQPYVNQRWLGGLLTNFQTVTGRLERMKELEQLDFEGTTSGFTKKELLLKKRELDKLQKSLGGIRNMGKTPSALWVVDTKKEHLAIDEAKKLGIPVIAILDTNCDPDEVTYPIPGNDDAIRSVALLTRVIADAVAEGLMERHQKPEAGEAAAEPLAEWEVELLNADAPAAEAAETPAAEAPAAEAPAAEVAEAPAAEAAEAAPAAE, from the coding sequence ATGGCCGTTGTAACCATGCGCCAGCTGCTCGACAGCGGCGTCCACTTCGGACACCAGACGCGTCGCTGGAACCCGAAGATGAAGCGCTTTATCTTCACCGAGCGCTCGGGCATCTACATCATCGACCTCCAGCAGTCGCTCGGCTACATCGACTCGGCATACGAGTTCGTGAAGCAGACCGTTGCCCGGGGCGGCAACGTGCTGTTCGTCGGCACCAAGAAGCAGGCTCAGGAAGCAGTCGCCGAGCAGGCGACCCGCGTGAACCAGCCCTACGTCAACCAGCGCTGGCTCGGTGGCCTGCTCACCAACTTCCAGACGGTCACCGGCCGCCTGGAGCGCATGAAGGAACTTGAGCAGCTCGACTTCGAAGGCACCACGAGTGGCTTCACCAAGAAGGAGCTTCTGCTCAAGAAGCGCGAGCTCGATAAGCTGCAGAAGTCGCTCGGCGGCATCCGCAACATGGGCAAGACCCCCTCGGCTCTCTGGGTGGTTGACACCAAGAAGGAGCACCTCGCGATCGATGAGGCGAAGAAGCTGGGCATCCCCGTTATCGCCATCCTCGACACGAACTGCGATCCCGACGAGGTCACCTACCCGATCCCGGGTAACGACGACGCGATCCGCTCGGTGGCACTGCTCACCCGCGTGATTGCTGACGCGGTGGCTGAGGGCCTCATGGAGCGCCACCAGAAGCCCGAGGCAGGCGAAGCTGCTGCTGAGCCGCTCGCTGAGTGGGAAGTTGAACTGCTCAACGCAGACGCGCCCGCAGCTGAGGCCGCTGAGACGCCCGCCGCTGAGGCTCCGGCCGCTGAGGCCCCCGCAGCTGAGGTCGCTGAGGCGCCCGCAGCTGAGGCTGCCGAAGCCGCACCTGCTGCCGAGTAA
- the tsf gene encoding translation elongation factor Ts produces the protein MAAVSMAAVKELRERLGAGMLDSKNALVEAEGDIEKAIEILRLKGLKGVAKRGDREASEGLVAVRQSEGAATMIELVCETDFVAKNEKFIALAERVLDAIVAANAKSAEEALAAPADGKTVADVIADESAIIGERIVLRKVTRIEAPATSVYLHQTSKDLPPQIGVVVGYEGDDAAAALSIARHISFADPLYVAREEVPAADVEKEREIVTEISKNEGKPEAALPKIVEGRLNAFFKQVVLGEQVHALDDEKREVKKVAEAAGITVTSFARSKVGA, from the coding sequence ATGGCTGCAGTAAGCATGGCCGCTGTGAAGGAGCTGCGCGAGCGTCTTGGCGCCGGCATGCTCGACAGCAAGAACGCACTCGTCGAGGCTGAGGGCGACATCGAGAAGGCGATTGAGATCCTGCGTCTCAAGGGCCTGAAGGGTGTTGCGAAGCGTGGCGACCGTGAGGCGAGCGAAGGTCTCGTCGCGGTCCGCCAGAGCGAGGGCGCTGCCACGATGATCGAGCTCGTCTGCGAGACCGACTTCGTCGCGAAGAACGAGAAGTTCATTGCACTGGCAGAGCGTGTTCTTGACGCAATCGTTGCAGCAAACGCGAAGTCCGCCGAGGAGGCCCTCGCGGCTCCCGCTGACGGCAAGACCGTTGCTGACGTGATCGCTGACGAGTCTGCGATCATCGGCGAGCGCATTGTGCTTCGCAAGGTGACCCGCATCGAGGCGCCTGCGACCTCCGTCTACCTGCACCAGACCTCGAAGGATCTGCCGCCGCAGATCGGCGTGGTTGTGGGCTACGAGGGCGATGACGCAGCTGCTGCACTCAGCATCGCGCGTCACATCTCGTTCGCTGATCCCCTCTACGTTGCGCGTGAAGAAGTTCCCGCTGCTGACGTGGAGAAGGAGCGCGAGATCGTTACCGAGATCTCGAAGAACGAGGGCAAGCCCGAGGCAGCGCTGCCGAAGATCGTTGAAGGTCGCCTCAACGCGTTCTTCAAGCAGGTCGTGCTCGGCGAGCAGGTCCACGCGCTGGATGACGAGAAGCGTGAAGTGAAGAAGGTTGCTGAAGCAGCTGGAATCACGGTCACCAGCTTCGCTCGCAGCAAGGTCGGAGCCTAA
- a CDS encoding ribonuclease H, with protein sequence MTITAAADGSALGNPGPAGWAWVIDAQQWRAGGWPRATNNQGELMAVLDLLLATADRPTEPLHILCDSQYVINSVTQWMPGWKRKGWRKADGKPVLNRELLERIDAALQGRTVKFEWVKGHAGHPLNEAADDRARAAATAFQAGRAPDQGPGLAGGAAPSGVTVNVDAAGPGTPTLF encoded by the coding sequence ATGACAATCACCGCTGCAGCAGACGGATCAGCACTCGGCAACCCCGGCCCGGCCGGGTGGGCCTGGGTCATTGATGCGCAGCAGTGGCGCGCTGGCGGCTGGCCACGCGCAACAAATAACCAGGGCGAGCTTATGGCTGTGCTCGACCTTCTGCTCGCCACGGCCGATCGACCCACAGAGCCACTCCATATTCTGTGCGATAGCCAGTACGTCATCAATTCCGTGACGCAGTGGATGCCGGGCTGGAAGCGTAAAGGCTGGCGGAAAGCTGACGGCAAACCGGTGCTGAACCGAGAGCTACTCGAACGCATCGATGCAGCTCTGCAGGGGCGCACCGTGAAGTTCGAGTGGGTCAAGGGGCACGCGGGACACCCGCTGAATGAGGCAGCGGACGATCGGGCACGCGCGGCAGCGACCGCGTTCCAGGCAGGACGCGCACCGGACCAGGGGCCGGGCCTCGCAGGCGGTGCTGCGCCGAGCGGTGTCACGGTCAACGTCGATGCGGCAGGGCCGGGGACGCCAACGCTCTTCTAG
- a CDS encoding ATP/GTP-binding protein, whose protein sequence is MPRKHRRTRPSELPDVTRLANGGARRESRRGREWFVREISASRAEKAYRCPDCGQEIPAGQAHLVAWSAEHMFGDDAAVRDRRHYHAHCWRLA, encoded by the coding sequence ATGCCCCGGAAACACCGCCGCACTCGCCCGTCCGAATTGCCAGACGTCACCCGTCTCGCCAACGGCGGTGCACGCAGAGAATCCCGCAGAGGCCGAGAGTGGTTTGTGCGCGAGATCTCAGCTTCGCGCGCTGAAAAGGCGTATCGCTGTCCTGACTGCGGACAGGAGATTCCCGCAGGCCAAGCGCATCTCGTTGCCTGGTCTGCTGAGCACATGTTTGGCGATGACGCCGCAGTGCGGGATCGTCGCCACTATCATGCACACTGCTGGCGTCTCGCGTAG
- a CDS encoding DivIVA domain-containing protein, whose amino-acid sequence MHNSFPLATGTQPGYAPEQVDEFLGRARASYEGADTAGSGMTAEEVRQTAFPVKRGGYATRYVDAALDRLEEVFFERERRAKVRAAGEEAWWDETRALLSDVRGRIQRPRGSRFRRRGVFATGYRRSQVDAFLDRVAEMFERRELGLKPAEVRDVVFHSQWRGYDEDQVDALLDGVVELILSTR is encoded by the coding sequence GTGCACAATTCGTTCCCACTCGCCACAGGAACCCAGCCAGGCTATGCGCCCGAGCAGGTCGATGAGTTTCTTGGTCGAGCCCGTGCCTCATATGAGGGTGCGGACACTGCTGGCTCTGGCATGACCGCAGAGGAAGTCCGTCAGACGGCATTTCCTGTGAAGCGCGGTGGGTACGCCACGCGCTATGTGGATGCCGCGCTGGATCGGCTTGAAGAAGTCTTCTTTGAGCGCGAGCGCCGAGCGAAAGTTCGTGCGGCCGGTGAAGAGGCGTGGTGGGATGAAACTCGCGCGTTGCTCTCTGACGTGCGTGGTCGGATCCAGCGTCCACGTGGCAGTCGATTCCGCAGGCGTGGCGTGTTTGCCACGGGCTACCGGAGATCCCAGGTCGATGCGTTCTTGGATCGTGTTGCTGAGATGTTCGAGCGCCGCGAACTGGGACTCAAGCCCGCTGAGGTGCGCGATGTGGTCTTCCACTCGCAATGGCGAGGCTATGACGAGGATCAAGTCGACGCGTTGCTTGATGGCGTGGTCGAACTCATCCTCTCCACGCGCTAG
- the pyrH gene encoding UMP kinase: MTETADRKRRVLLKLSGEAFGGGTLGVNPDVVSQIAREIAAAMEDAEVAVVVGGGNFFRGAELSQRGMDRARADYMGMLGTVMNALALQDFLEQAGISSRVQSAITMTQVAETYIPLRAIRHLEKGRVVIFGAGAGLPYFSTDTVSAQRALEIHADEVLVAKNGVDGVYTADPAKDPSATLIHDISYGEALVQGLKVVDSTAFSLCMDNGMPMRVFGMEPAGNVTAAIRGEKLGTLVHR; encoded by the coding sequence ATGACCGAGACCGCCGATCGTAAGCGTCGAGTTCTGCTGAAGCTCTCCGGAGAGGCCTTTGGCGGGGGCACCCTCGGCGTGAATCCCGATGTTGTGAGCCAGATTGCGCGCGAGATCGCCGCTGCCATGGAGGACGCCGAAGTCGCCGTCGTCGTTGGTGGCGGAAACTTCTTCCGTGGCGCAGAGCTCTCACAGCGCGGTATGGATCGCGCACGGGCAGACTATATGGGCATGCTGGGCACAGTGATGAATGCCCTCGCCCTCCAAGATTTCCTGGAACAGGCTGGCATCTCCAGCCGCGTCCAGTCCGCGATCACGATGACGCAGGTTGCAGAAACCTACATCCCGCTCCGCGCGATCCGCCACCTCGAAAAGGGCCGCGTCGTCATCTTCGGTGCTGGCGCTGGTTTGCCCTATTTCTCGACGGACACCGTCTCCGCGCAGCGCGCCCTCGAGATTCACGCTGACGAAGTGCTCGTCGCGAAGAACGGCGTCGATGGTGTCTACACTGCGGATCCCGCGAAGGATCCGAGCGCCACGCTGATTCACGACATCAGCTATGGTGAGGCACTCGTGCAGGGCCTGAAGGTCGTTGACTCCACGGCGTTCAGCCTGTGCATGGACAACGGTATGCCGATGCGGGTGTTTGGCATGGAGCCGGCCGGAAATGTCACCGCGGCGATCCGGGGTGAGAAGCTCGGAACCCTCGTACACCGCTAA
- the frr gene encoding ribosome recycling factor yields the protein MIEEVFVDIKDRMNGAVESAKEGFASVRTGRATPALLQNLQVDYYGTPTPLPQLASVQNQDARSLLITPYDKGAMKDIEQAIRDMPNLGANPSNDGTVIRVTLPDLTEERRKEFVKIVKGRAEDARVAIRNVRRQGKDDLESLKSEVGEDDVARAEKELEAVTKQFIEQIDDALKRKEAELLEV from the coding sequence GTGATCGAAGAGGTCTTCGTCGACATCAAGGACCGCATGAACGGCGCGGTCGAATCCGCGAAGGAAGGCTTCGCTTCGGTCCGTACCGGTCGCGCGACTCCGGCCCTTCTGCAGAACCTGCAGGTCGACTACTACGGCACCCCAACGCCGCTCCCGCAGCTCGCATCCGTGCAGAATCAGGATGCGCGCAGCCTTCTCATTACGCCCTACGACAAGGGCGCGATGAAGGACATCGAGCAGGCGATCCGGGATATGCCCAACCTCGGCGCAAATCCCTCGAACGATGGCACCGTCATCCGCGTCACCCTCCCCGATCTCACTGAAGAGCGCCGCAAGGAGTTCGTGAAGATCGTCAAGGGCCGCGCAGAGGACGCCCGCGTTGCGATTCGCAATGTTCGCCGCCAGGGCAAGGATGATCTTGAGTCGCTCAAGAGCGAGGTCGGCGAGGATGATGTTGCTCGAGCTGAGAAGGAGCTTGAGGCAGTCACGAAGCAGTTCATCGAGCAGATCGATGATGCGCTGAAGCGCAAAGAGGCTGAGCTGCTGGAGGTTTAG
- a CDS encoding transglycosylase SLT domain-containing protein — protein MNAKSVSRWSRLRAPVATLAVAGFLGAAIIAPFSLPGAEADVDALAFQDRIHQEFTPNESDTADLVYVDIPVVQLPDPEEVRKKQEAEAAAKAAEAASKAAAETAAQSGGGDSAAAGAPPKYSGGGSPAEWMAAAGIAEADWGYVDYIASRESTWNPNATNASSGACGLIQAYPCSKVPGNGYDPVDNLRWATGYATDRYGSWAAAYAFWTANHWW, from the coding sequence GTGAATGCAAAATCCGTCTCCCGCTGGTCGCGTCTGCGCGCCCCCGTCGCAACGCTTGCCGTTGCGGGTTTCCTCGGGGCCGCCATTATCGCGCCGTTCTCGCTGCCCGGTGCAGAAGCGGACGTTGACGCGCTCGCTTTCCAGGATCGAATCCACCAGGAGTTCACACCGAACGAATCCGACACGGCAGATCTCGTGTACGTTGATATCCCTGTGGTGCAGCTTCCGGACCCCGAAGAGGTGCGGAAGAAGCAAGAAGCTGAAGCCGCCGCAAAGGCCGCCGAAGCTGCCTCAAAGGCCGCCGCGGAGACTGCTGCGCAGTCCGGGGGCGGCGATAGCGCCGCCGCTGGCGCACCTCCGAAGTACTCGGGTGGCGGCTCGCCCGCCGAGTGGATGGCAGCCGCTGGCATCGCGGAAGCTGATTGGGGCTATGTTGACTACATTGCCTCCCGTGAGAGCACGTGGAACCCGAACGCCACGAACGCGAGCTCCGGGGCCTGTGGGCTGATCCAGGCTTACCCCTGCAGCAAAGTACCGGGGAATGGCTACGACCCTGTAGACAACCTGCGCTGGGCTACCGGCTACGCCACGGATCGCTACGGAAGCTGGGCTGCCGCATACGCGTTCTGGACCGCCAACCACTGGTGGTGA
- the dprA gene encoding DNA-processing protein DprA, producing the protein MAGRTTESPHTPELAPERADALLARVVWSRLVEPGDAIAGTLIAALGAEELLALLAAGRAPRMISARAREAGVTELSDRAITAGVHRWLPRLSRKECVGDLDRAIAADMRLLTPGTSAWPEPLDDLGAHAPLVLWVRGNTAHLTAPSLAVVGARACTGYGANITAELTHVAGDAGLTIVSGAAYGIDAVAHRTALAAGHPTIAVLAGGADRIYPSSHRSLLHRIGVDGLVCSELVPGAAPTRWRFLQRNRLIAALSGATLVTEAGLRSGSLNTAGHAASLGRTLGAVPGPVTSAASAGCHRLIREYGAQLVSNEEELRELLDVPRTALADLGAPAGAKAEAELGTEAGSGAETAAGISAGEGTGLGLGAGSEPTNRSLAGVRGTPAEFEVSGGAESGAVRQPAVQQRVIDALPLRGSRSAEDVARRAGIGRAEARGVLAELELLGYVARRETPSRGGDEWGLQRRE; encoded by the coding sequence ATGGCCGGACGCACCACGGAATCTCCTCACACTCCGGAACTCGCTCCCGAGCGTGCGGACGCGCTGCTCGCAAGAGTCGTGTGGTCGAGGCTTGTTGAACCGGGCGACGCAATCGCCGGCACACTCATTGCCGCACTGGGGGCCGAAGAGCTACTTGCCCTGTTGGCAGCAGGCAGGGCACCACGGATGATCAGTGCACGCGCACGCGAGGCCGGGGTTACCGAGCTATCGGATCGCGCCATCACCGCCGGAGTGCACCGGTGGCTCCCTCGTCTCAGCAGGAAAGAGTGTGTCGGAGACCTTGACCGAGCAATCGCTGCGGATATGCGGCTGCTGACTCCGGGGACCAGCGCATGGCCGGAGCCCCTCGACGATCTTGGAGCGCACGCGCCACTCGTGCTCTGGGTGCGGGGGAATACGGCGCACCTCACTGCGCCCAGCCTGGCCGTCGTCGGTGCTCGGGCCTGCACCGGCTATGGTGCGAATATCACCGCGGAACTCACACACGTCGCAGGCGACGCAGGCCTGACTATCGTCTCCGGAGCTGCCTACGGCATCGACGCAGTGGCGCATCGCACGGCGCTCGCCGCAGGGCATCCTACGATCGCCGTGTTGGCTGGTGGTGCGGACCGGATCTATCCCAGCTCGCACAGGTCGCTGCTTCATCGCATCGGAGTTGACGGCCTCGTGTGTTCAGAACTGGTGCCAGGCGCCGCGCCGACCCGGTGGAGATTTCTGCAACGCAACCGATTGATCGCTGCGCTTTCAGGGGCAACGCTCGTCACCGAGGCGGGCCTGAGATCAGGCTCCCTGAATACAGCTGGGCACGCGGCGAGCCTGGGGCGAACGCTCGGTGCAGTGCCCGGGCCGGTGACGAGTGCCGCATCTGCGGGCTGTCACCGCCTGATTCGTGAATACGGCGCGCAACTCGTATCGAATGAGGAGGAACTGCGCGAGCTGCTCGACGTGCCACGGACCGCGCTCGCAGACCTGGGCGCACCGGCCGGAGCAAAAGCAGAAGCCGAATTGGGAACTGAAGCTGGATCAGGCGCGGAGACCGCAGCGGGAATTTCGGCTGGAGAAGGAACGGGGCTCGGGCTGGGGGCCGGCTCAGAACCCACGAACCGTTCGCTGGCAGGGGTACGGGGCACCCCTGCAGAGTTCGAGGTGAGTGGCGGCGCCGAGTCGGGTGCCGTGCGGCAGCCCGCGGTGCAGCAGCGGGTGATCGATGCGTTGCCGTTGCGGGGGAGTCGGAGCGCGGAGGACGTTGCGCGCCGCGCGGGTATCGGCAGAGCCGAAGCTCGTGGAGTGCTCGCCGAGCTGGAACTCCTGGGATATGTGGCTCGTCGCGAAACGCCGAGCCGTGGCGGAGACGAGTGGGGGCTGCAGCGACGAGAATGA